One genomic region from Diabrotica undecimpunctata isolate CICGRU chromosome 9, icDiaUnde3, whole genome shotgun sequence encodes:
- the LOC140450951 gene encoding uncharacterized protein — translation MNSKCMFVLCRKCGEDFVQTECEHSDEERSLTGTWVIEEVVKALTKGYKILDVYEIWSYDSVELSKSRKGLFSDMMNRFIKLKQQASGWPRGCESDEQKNKYVEEFFQREDVRLDFSEISENPGLRSLAKLMLNSFWGKFAQRENLPKTSIIKQPNEFFAVGEPFALCQHHLVGDRAFYYDTDSIVYVAKPGLKDLPTGQCIGDLTDELGGGFISEFVSGGPKNYAYKYILPDGQQKICCKVKGISLNYAVSKTINFDKIKEMVLEKPDPVSIVTKQIQRTQDHCVITKTFEKIYKPNSTKRKFSEDFTSVPYGYKKLKI, via the exons ATGAATAGCAAATGTATGTTTGTTCTTTGTCGAAAATGTGGCGAGGATTTTGTACAAACCGAATGTGAGCATTCAGATGAAGAACGATCTCTCACAGGAACATGGGTAATTGAAGAAGTGGTGAAGGCCTTAACGAAGGGTTATAAGATATTGGATGTGTATGAGATATGGTCGTACGACAGTGTAGAGTTATCGAAATCTCGGAAAGGTCTTTTTTCAGATATGATGAATAGATTCATCAAACTTAAACAACAAGCTTCTGGTTGGCCTCGTGGATGTGAATCTGATGAGCAGAAAAATAAATACGTTGAAGAGTTTTTTCAACGGGAAGATGTAAGATTGGACTTTTCTGAAATATCGGAGAATCCTGGTCTTAGATCTTTAGCAAAGTTAATGTTGAATTCTTTTTGGGGAAAGTTCGCTCAGCGTGAAAATCTTCCTAAAACCTCTATCATAAAACAGCCTAATGAATTTTTTGCTGTTGGTGAACCCTTCGCTTTATGTCAACACC ATTTGGTGGGGGATAGGGCTTTTTATTATGACACTGATTCAATTGTGTATGTAGCGAAGCCAGGTTTGAAGGACCTTCCTACCGGCCAGTGTATTGGTGATCTTACCGATGAGTTAGGTGGTGGATTTATCTCTGAATTCGTTTCTGGAGGACCTAAAAATTATGCCTATAAATACATTCTCCCCGATGGCCAACAGAAAATTTGCTGTAAAGTTAAGGGGATATCACTTAATTATGCAGTATCTAAAACCATAAACTTTGATAAAATTAAAGAGATGGTTCTCGAAAAGCCTGATCCTGTTTCCATAGTCACTAAACAAATACAAAGAACGCAAGATCACTGTGTCATTAcaaaaacatttgaaaaaatatataaacctaACTCTACCAAAAGAAAATTTTCCGAAGATTTCACATCGGTACCTTACGGttacaaaaaacttaaaatttaa
- the LOC140450953 gene encoding uncharacterized protein: MWAKLLWRSVFQCSEIFCRTCGKNCPSDHLCYMQADFGTPPSNDFLFIFYDLETTQETLMPDGSLLQEPNLCVFKQCCDKCLESDSSMCIKCGVRLQVLKNNPIERLMEFVLNQRKLFKSVVVMAHNGSGFDHQFVLNYILTKTDITPDLIMRGTMLVSMSVGNVRFLDSLNYFPMALSALPKAFGLTQLKKGYFPHLFNKVENQNYVGVVPPLHYYDPDNLKEDTRERLIKWHAERVNEEYVFDFRKEIEEYCISDVEILAQACLSFRKQLLDTSNVCPFLEATTVASTCNKVYRRNFLQPDTIGLIPKGGYRFKDNHSKIALQWLLWEEKQREIKIQHAARGSEALIGNLKVDGLHDKTIFEFQGCYYHGCPSCYPEKRTTPLYDDPSDCMDNRYDKTKTKNQYLQSQGYEVVEMWECTFRKMITPEITSYTENHCLMMTLPLNPRDALYGGRTGNTVEYFT; the protein is encoded by the coding sequence ATGTGGGCGAAGCTTTTATGGAGAAGCGTGTTTCAATGCTCAGAGATATTCTGCAGAACTTGCGGAAAAAATTGTCCAAGTGATCATCTTTGTTATATGCAGGCAGATTTCGGTACTCCTCCATCAAAcgattttcttttcattttttacgaTCTGGAAACAACTCAGGAAACGTTAATGCCTGATGGTTCACTTCTTCAAGAACCTAATCTGTGTGTTTTTAAACAGTGCTGTGACAAATGTTTGGAATCCGACAGCAGCATGTGTATAAAATGTGGTGTTCGTCTGCAAGTTTTAAAAAACAACCCAATTGAACGGTTGATGGAGTTTGTATTGAATCAGCGTAAACTTTTTAAAAGTGTCGTTGTTATGGCCCATAACGGCTCTGGCTTCGATCACCAGTTTGTGTTAAATTATATTCTAACAAAGACAGATATTACTCCTGATCTGATTATGCGTGGTACAATGTTGGTGTCTATGAGTGTTGGGAATGTTAGGTTTCTCGACAGTCTTAATTATTTTCCTATGGCTTTATCAGCTTTACCTAAAGCATTCGGTTTAACTCAATTGAAAAAAGGCTACTTTCCCCATCTGTTCAATAAGGTAGAAAACCAAAATTATGTCGGGGTTGTTCCTCCTCTACACTACTACGATCCAGATAATTTGAAGGAGGATACACGAGAGAGGTTGATAAAATGGCATGCTGAAAGAGTTAATGAAGAATATGTCTTTGATTTTAGAAAAGAAATTGAAGAGTACTGTATATCCGATGTTGAAATATTAGCACAGGCTTGCTTAAGTTTTAGAAAACAGTTGCTTGACACGTCAAATGTTTGCCCTTTCTTAGAAGCTACAACTGTAGCCTCGACCTGCAATAAGGTATATAGACGTAATTTCCTACAGCCTGACACTATAGGTCTTATTCCCAAAGGTGGTTATCGTTTTAAAGACAATCATTCTAAAATCGCTTTGCAATGGTTATTGTGGGAAGAGAAGCAGCGTGAAATTAAAATACAACATGCTGCAAGGGGATCAGAAGCTTTGATAGGAAATCTCAAGGTAGATGGTCTTCACGATAAGACAATTTTTGAATTTCAGGGGTGTTATTATCATGGATGTCCTAGCTGTTACCCCGAAAAGAGAACGACCCCTCTTTACGACGACCCTTCGGATTGCATGGACAATCGTTAtgacaaaacaaaaactaaaaatcaATATTTGCAGTCTCAAGGGTATGAAGTAGTAGAAATGTGGGAATGCACTTTTAGAAAAATGATAACGCCAGAGATAACATCATACACCGAAAACCATTGTCTTATGATGACTTTACCTCTAAATCCTAGGGATGCTCTCTACGGTGGCAGAACCGGTAATACTGTTGAATATTTTACTTGA